From Thermomonas sp. XSG, one genomic window encodes:
- a CDS encoding EF-hand domain-containing protein: MSQSRNPLALVIGAAVATGALAGPLFSMDAMAHGYLQDPPKAAASEGKCGEGKCGAGMMGADKPAKADKAKQEGSCGMAQKDTDKDGRISRAEFAAAHAGKDTMFPKIDTDGDGFISQAEMDAHHAAMKKDGKAAGEGKCGEGKCGEGKCGGSM, from the coding sequence ATGTCGCAATCCCGCAATCCCCTGGCGCTGGTGATCGGCGCCGCCGTTGCCACCGGCGCGCTCGCCGGCCCGCTGTTCTCGATGGACGCGATGGCCCACGGCTACCTGCAGGATCCGCCCAAGGCCGCCGCCAGCGAGGGCAAGTGCGGGGAAGGCAAGTGCGGCGCCGGGATGATGGGCGCCGACAAGCCCGCCAAGGCCGACAAGGCCAAGCAGGAAGGCAGCTGCGGCATGGCGCAGAAGGACACCGACAAGGACGGCCGCATCTCCCGCGCCGAGTTCGCCGCTGCCCACGCCGGCAAGGACACGATGTTCCCGAAGATCGACACCGACGGCGACGGCTTCATCAGCCAGGCCGAAATGGACGCGCACCATGCTGCCATGAAGAAGGACGGCAAGGCCGCCGGCGAAGGCAAGTGCGGGGAAGGCAAATGCGGCGAGGGCAAGTGCGGCGGCAGCATGTGA
- the rlmB gene encoding 23S rRNA (guanosine(2251)-2'-O)-methyltransferase RlmB, with translation MSKSSQWIVGLNAVASALEHDAEHVREVLLEAGGKNPRITEIEQQARRKDIDVRRVAQQALDGVAGGVRHQGAAARYAAAKTWDEHELPALIEAAEGKALLLVLDGVQDPHNLGACLRSAAAAGATAVVIPKDKAVQVNATVRKTSAGAADTLPIFSVTNLSRTLRDLQKAGVWIYGLAGEADASLYAIDLKGNVALVMGSEGEGLRRLTRENCDQLVKIPMPGGFESLNVSVASGVALFEAVRQRSA, from the coding sequence ATGAGCAAATCCTCCCAATGGATCGTCGGCCTGAACGCGGTGGCTTCCGCGCTGGAACACGACGCCGAACACGTGCGCGAAGTGCTGCTGGAAGCCGGCGGCAAGAATCCGCGCATCACCGAAATCGAGCAGCAGGCGCGGCGCAAGGACATCGACGTGCGCCGGGTCGCCCAGCAGGCGCTGGACGGCGTGGCCGGCGGCGTGCGCCACCAGGGCGCGGCGGCGCGCTACGCGGCGGCGAAGACCTGGGACGAGCATGAGCTGCCGGCGTTGATCGAAGCCGCCGAAGGCAAGGCGCTGCTGCTGGTGCTGGACGGCGTGCAGGACCCGCACAACCTCGGCGCCTGCCTGCGTAGCGCGGCGGCGGCGGGCGCGACCGCGGTGGTGATTCCCAAGGACAAGGCGGTGCAGGTCAACGCCACCGTGCGCAAGACTTCGGCCGGCGCGGCTGACACCCTGCCGATCTTCAGCGTGACCAACCTCTCGCGCACCCTGCGTGACCTGCAGAAGGCCGGCGTGTGGATCTACGGGTTGGCCGGCGAGGCGGACGCGTCGCTGTACGCCATCGACCTGAAGGGCAACGTGGCCCTGGTGATGGGCAGCGAGGGCGAAGGCCTGCGCCGGCTCACCCGCGAGAACTGCGACCAGCTGGTGAAGATCCCCATGCCGGGCGGTTTCGAGAGCCTCAACGTGTCGGTCGCCAGCGGCGTGGCGCTGTTCGAAGCCGTGCGGCAAAGGAGCGCGTGA
- a CDS encoding putative DNA-binding domain-containing protein → MSALHDQLHALAAHVRDPATHPGPPGIEDRRLAVYRELVANNLDGLLAGTFPVIRRTLGDADWQALLRRLLINHRSETPLFTRLGLEFIAFLEAAEAPARPWLAELAHYEWAELGLQLSDAALPAHDPDGDLLGGVPLVSPLAWPLAYRWPVHRLGPDCQPTEPPPAPTLVLLRRDPGGRVHFSMLSPLLYRLLALVSANEGRSGRALLRQLAEEAGHPDFDAFLGEALPMLERLRDEGVLLGTAPPAR, encoded by the coding sequence ATGAGCGCGCTGCACGACCAGCTGCACGCGCTGGCCGCGCACGTGCGCGATCCGGCCACGCACCCCGGGCCGCCCGGCATCGAGGACCGGCGGCTGGCGGTCTATCGCGAGCTGGTGGCCAACAACCTGGACGGCCTGCTGGCCGGCACCTTCCCGGTGATCCGCAGGACCCTGGGCGATGCCGACTGGCAGGCGCTGCTGCGCCGCCTCCTCATCAACCACCGCAGCGAAACCCCGCTGTTCACCCGGCTGGGACTGGAGTTCATCGCCTTCCTCGAGGCCGCGGAAGCGCCCGCGCGGCCATGGCTGGCCGAGCTGGCGCACTACGAATGGGCCGAGCTGGGCCTGCAGCTCAGCGACGCCGCGCTGCCTGCGCACGATCCCGATGGCGATCTGCTGGGCGGCGTGCCACTGGTGTCGCCGTTGGCGTGGCCGCTGGCCTACCGTTGGCCGGTGCACCGGCTCGGCCCGGACTGCCAGCCCACCGAACCACCGCCCGCACCCACGCTGGTGCTGCTGCGCCGCGATCCCGGCGGCCGCGTCCATTTCTCGATGCTGTCCCCGCTGCTGTACCGCCTGCTGGCGCTGGTTTCCGCCAACGAAGGGCGCAGCGGCCGGGCACTGTTGCGCCAGCTGGCGGAGGAAGCCGGCCACCCCGATTTCGATGCGTTCCTCGGCGAGGCACTGCCGATGCTGGAACGGCTGCGCGACGAAGGCGTGCTACTGGGCACCGCGCCGCCCGCGCGGTGA
- the phoU gene encoding phosphate signaling complex protein PhoU, with amino-acid sequence MNEQHSHIVRSYDAEQHALQGELIRMGLMAASQLEAALEVVERRDDGAAERVVANDEAIDALEQQVNHDVIHLIRRGPMATDLRMILAALRVASDIERIGDYAANIAKRSLVLNQLPPLPHTRGLGTLGRMAVQQVRDVLEAYRERDGEAALRVRARDAELDTLYTGLFRELLTYMMEDQRAITACTHLLFMAKNIERIGDHATNIAENAWFLIHGEELLPQRDKRDESNTTAV; translated from the coding sequence ATGAACGAACAGCACAGCCACATCGTCCGGAGCTACGACGCCGAGCAGCACGCGCTGCAGGGCGAACTGATCCGCATGGGCCTGATGGCCGCCTCCCAGCTGGAAGCAGCGCTCGAAGTGGTGGAACGCCGCGACGATGGCGCCGCCGAGCGGGTGGTCGCCAACGACGAAGCCATCGACGCGCTGGAACAGCAGGTCAACCACGACGTGATCCACCTGATCCGGCGCGGCCCGATGGCCACCGACCTGCGCATGATCCTGGCCGCGCTGCGGGTGGCTTCGGACATCGAGCGGATCGGCGACTACGCGGCGAACATCGCCAAGCGCTCGCTGGTGCTGAACCAGCTGCCGCCGCTGCCGCATACGCGCGGGCTCGGCACCCTCGGCAGGATGGCGGTGCAGCAGGTGCGCGACGTGCTGGAGGCCTACCGCGAACGCGACGGCGAGGCCGCGCTGCGCGTGCGCGCGCGCGACGCCGAGCTGGACACCCTCTACACCGGGCTGTTCCGCGAGCTGTTGACCTACATGATGGAGGACCAGCGCGCGATCACCGCCTGCACCCACCTGCTGTTCATGGCCAAGAACATCGAGCGGATCGGCGACCACGCCACCAACATCGCCGAGAACGCCTGGTTCCTGATCCACGGCGAGGAGCTGCTGCCGCAGCGCGACAAGCGCGACGAAAGCAACACCACCGCCGTCTGA
- the rnt gene encoding ribonuclease T produces the protein MTDTQDAPAFAAMAERFRGYLPVVVDVETGGFDWNKHALLEIAAIPIELDAAGNYVPGEVAHAHIAPAPGTSIDPKSLEVTGIKIGHPLRGEVDERTGLDAIFVPVRAAVKKHGCQRAILVGHNAHFDLNFLNAAVARVQHKRNPFHPFSVFDTVTMAGLAYGQTVLARAAMAAGLGWDPSQAHSAVYDTEQTAKLFCAIANSWVRPAPSPNAVPAAAGDTP, from the coding sequence ATGACCGATACGCAAGACGCACCCGCCTTCGCGGCGATGGCCGAGCGCTTCCGCGGCTACCTGCCGGTGGTGGTGGACGTGGAAACCGGCGGCTTCGACTGGAACAAGCACGCCCTGCTGGAGATCGCGGCAATCCCGATCGAACTGGATGCGGCCGGCAACTACGTGCCGGGCGAAGTCGCGCATGCGCACATCGCCCCTGCGCCCGGCACCAGCATCGACCCGAAATCGCTGGAGGTCACCGGCATCAAGATCGGTCATCCTCTGCGCGGCGAAGTGGACGAGCGCACCGGGCTGGACGCGATCTTCGTGCCGGTGCGCGCCGCAGTGAAGAAGCACGGCTGCCAGCGCGCCATCCTGGTGGGCCACAACGCCCATTTCGACCTCAATTTCCTCAATGCCGCGGTCGCCCGCGTCCAGCACAAGCGCAACCCGTTCCATCCATTCAGCGTGTTCGACACGGTGACGATGGCCGGCCTGGCCTATGGCCAGACCGTGCTGGCGCGCGCGGCAATGGCTGCCGGGCTTGGCTGGGATCCCAGCCAGGCGCATTCGGCGGTATACGACACCGAGCAGACCGCGAAGTTGTTCTGTGCGATTGCAAACAGCTGGGTTCGTCCTGCCCCGTCGCCGAACGCCGTACCCGCAGCGGCTGGGGACACGCCGTGA
- the rnr gene encoding ribonuclease R produces the protein MPEPPAGGPGRRAPRPTSAPVADPHAHREAQRYEKPIASREMILQVLAAQDGPMDDQALAQKLELTEPDRFEALQKRLGAMLRAGQLLQNRRGGYVPAAQAELIAGSVIANPDGFGFLRPEKGGDDLFLPPYEMRKVSHGDRVLVSLTGMDRRGRGEATIVEVLERRLTRLLGRYTEELGIAYVVPDDKRIQRNVMVPQDARNDARAGQLVVVEITTPQDAHRPPIGRVLAVLGDKLTASQAVEAAIHGHDIPHEFPPEVLAQATAVPLEVQYDETASRVDLRRVPLVTIDGEDAKDFDDAVWCEPNADGFRLIVAIADVSHYVRPGTPLDDEAQLRATSVYFPGFVVPMLPETLSNGICSLNPAVDRLCFCCDMQVGRDGIVTSSRFYEAVMHSHARLTYTDVWNAVGEGIPEDEHDAALAKIGPLLPQVQRLHQLYKVLDRARAKRGAIEFESSEVRFVLDAKGVVTQAGMLQRNDAHKLIEECMIAANVQAALYLMQARVPAPYRDHDRPPESKYADLEEFLKEFQLRVPPWAKVRPKDLRALLEKIRERPDAALLESVILRSQSLAVYAPDNIGHFGLALEAYAHFTSPIRRYPDLLVHRAIKHALAGGRPEAYEYSPHEMASLSLQCSERSRRADEAQREVDERYRAAWMESHVGKEFDGTISGVTSFGLFVELDDSKVNGLVHVTQLPRDFYHFDAVRKTLTGERRGREFRLGDRVRIVVLKASVEERKIDFRLAEEDAGLPALPERGKPAKRQKKRY, from the coding sequence ATGCCCGAACCGCCAGCGGGCGGCCCGGGCCGACGCGCGCCGCGGCCGACGTCGGCGCCCGTCGCCGATCCGCACGCGCATCGCGAAGCGCAGCGCTACGAAAAACCGATCGCCAGCCGCGAAATGATCCTGCAGGTGCTGGCTGCGCAGGACGGGCCGATGGACGACCAGGCGCTCGCGCAGAAGCTCGAGCTGACTGAGCCGGACCGTTTCGAGGCCCTGCAGAAGCGCCTCGGCGCCATGCTGCGCGCCGGCCAGCTGCTGCAGAACCGGCGCGGCGGCTATGTGCCGGCGGCGCAGGCCGAACTGATCGCCGGCAGCGTGATCGCCAACCCCGACGGCTTCGGCTTCCTGCGCCCGGAGAAGGGCGGCGACGACCTGTTCCTGCCGCCGTACGAGATGCGCAAGGTCAGCCACGGCGACCGCGTGCTGGTCAGCCTCACCGGCATGGACCGGCGCGGGCGCGGCGAAGCGACCATCGTCGAGGTGCTGGAACGCCGCCTGACCCGGCTGCTGGGGCGCTATACCGAGGAGCTGGGCATCGCCTACGTGGTGCCGGACGACAAGCGCATCCAGCGCAACGTGATGGTGCCGCAGGACGCGCGCAACGATGCGAGGGCGGGCCAGCTGGTGGTGGTGGAAATCACCACCCCGCAGGACGCGCACCGCCCGCCGATCGGCCGCGTGCTGGCGGTGCTGGGCGACAAGCTCACCGCCTCGCAGGCGGTGGAGGCGGCCATCCACGGCCATGACATCCCGCACGAGTTCCCCCCCGAGGTGCTGGCGCAGGCCACTGCGGTGCCGCTGGAGGTCCAGTACGACGAAACCGCCTCGCGCGTCGACCTGCGGCGCGTGCCGCTGGTGACGATCGATGGCGAGGACGCCAAGGATTTCGACGATGCGGTGTGGTGCGAACCCAACGCAGACGGCTTCCGCCTGATCGTCGCGATCGCCGACGTTTCGCACTACGTGCGGCCCGGCACGCCGCTTGACGACGAGGCGCAGCTGCGCGCGACCTCGGTCTATTTCCCCGGCTTCGTGGTGCCGATGCTGCCGGAAACGCTCAGCAACGGCATCTGCTCGCTCAACCCGGCGGTGGACCGGCTGTGCTTCTGCTGCGACATGCAGGTGGGCCGCGACGGCATCGTCACGTCGAGCCGGTTCTACGAGGCGGTGATGCACTCGCACGCGCGCCTGACCTACACCGACGTGTGGAACGCGGTGGGCGAGGGCATCCCGGAGGACGAACACGACGCCGCGCTGGCGAAGATCGGCCCCCTGCTGCCGCAGGTGCAGCGCCTGCACCAGCTCTACAAGGTGCTGGACAGGGCGCGTGCCAAGCGCGGAGCGATCGAGTTCGAGAGCAGCGAAGTGCGCTTCGTGCTGGACGCCAAGGGCGTGGTGACCCAGGCCGGCATGCTCCAGCGCAACGACGCCCACAAGCTGATCGAAGAGTGCATGATCGCGGCCAACGTGCAGGCCGCGCTGTACCTGATGCAGGCGCGCGTCCCCGCGCCCTACCGCGACCACGACAGGCCGCCGGAATCCAAGTACGCCGACCTGGAGGAATTCCTCAAGGAATTCCAGCTGCGCGTCCCGCCGTGGGCCAAGGTGCGGCCGAAGGACCTGCGCGCACTGCTCGAGAAGATCCGCGAACGCCCCGACGCCGCGCTGCTGGAGTCGGTGATCCTGCGCAGCCAGTCGCTGGCGGTGTACGCGCCGGACAACATCGGGCACTTCGGCCTGGCGCTGGAGGCCTACGCGCACTTCACCTCGCCGATCCGCCGCTACCCGGACCTGCTGGTGCATCGCGCGATCAAGCACGCGCTGGCCGGCGGCCGGCCGGAAGCCTACGAATACTCGCCGCACGAAATGGCCAGCCTGTCGCTGCAGTGCTCGGAGCGCTCGCGCCGCGCCGACGAGGCCCAGCGCGAGGTCGACGAGCGCTACCGCGCGGCGTGGATGGAAAGCCATGTCGGCAAGGAGTTCGACGGCACCATCAGCGGCGTCACCAGCTTCGGCCTGTTCGTGGAACTGGACGATTCCAAGGTGAACGGCCTGGTCCACGTGACCCAGCTGCCGCGCGACTTCTACCACTTCGATGCGGTGCGCAAGACGCTCACCGGCGAGCGCCGCGGCCGCGAGTTCCGGCTCGGCGACCGCGTCCGCATCGTGGTGCTGAAGGCCAGCGTGGAAGAGCGCAAGATCGACTTCCGCCTGGCCGAGGAAGACGCCGGCCTGCCGGCGCTGCCGGAACGCGGCAAGCCGGCCAAGCGGCAGAAGAAGCGGTACTGA
- a CDS encoding error-prone DNA polymerase — protein MAARLVRMSPTGMPYAELHCLSNFSFQRGASSARELFERARQHGYTALAITDECTLAGIVRAWQAAKAVGLPLIVGSEMRIEGGPKLVLLVENLAGYQALCRLVTTARRRAPKGEYRLLHEDFSDPLDGLSALWIPDDPTDCRDGHWLRGMFPARLWVAVELHRGQRDAEKLAALQVLGRTLDLPLVAAGDVHMHARGRRALQDVMTAIRHRTTVAEAGLRLFPNGERHLRPLHALAGLYPPELLAESARIARRCRFDLGELRYQYPQELVPAGQTPASWLRALTEQGLRWRWPQAVPRKARALADKELGLIAELRYEGYFLTVHDIVRHARSLGILCQGRGSAANSVVCYALGITEIDPDRIGMLFERFVSKERDEPPDIDVDFEHERREEVIQYIFQRYGRARAALTAVASSYHGAGAIRDVAKALGLPPDQVDTLAGCVGRWSDALPPPERLREKGFDPDSPLLRRVLVLAGELVGFPRHLSQHPGGFVISEQPLSTLVPVENAAMDGRTVVQWDKDDLDAVGLLKVDILALGMLTALRRCLDLLRAHHGRDLSLATIPAEDPATYDMICRADTIGVFQIESRAQMAMLPRLQPRTFYDLVIEVAIVRPGPIQGDMVHPYLRRRTGEEPVRYPSKELERVFERTLGVPLFQEQVMELAIVAAGYTPGEADDLRRSMAAWKRHGGLEHHRDKLTAGMLARGYGAGFAARIFEQIKGFGSYGFPESHAASFALLTYASSWLKCHHPAAFTCALLNSQPMGFYSPDQLLQDARRHGVEVRPVDVRHSGWACSLEADRHGAFALRMGLCMVKGFNEDSARWIERARATQAFADVADLAERARLDSRAREALADAGALRGLAGHRHRARWEVAGVEEQRPLLGAATQPREGQVALPLPTAGEDLFADYATVGTTLGRHPLARLRAQLRARRCRSSRELPRIPSGRHIAAAGLVVGRQRPQTASGVTFVTLEDEHGMINVVVWKQVADQQRQPFLESKLMMVEGRLEAEHGVRHLIARRLHDLTPLLGSLDVRSRDFH, from the coding sequence CTGGCTGCACGGCTGGTTCGCATGAGTCCCACGGGGATGCCCTATGCCGAGCTGCACTGCCTGTCGAACTTCTCGTTCCAGCGCGGCGCGTCCAGCGCGCGCGAGCTGTTCGAGCGCGCTAGGCAGCACGGCTACACGGCCTTGGCGATCACCGACGAATGCACGCTGGCCGGCATCGTGCGCGCCTGGCAGGCGGCGAAGGCGGTGGGGTTGCCGCTGATCGTCGGCAGCGAGATGCGGATCGAGGGTGGCCCGAAACTGGTGCTGCTGGTCGAGAACCTTGCCGGCTACCAGGCGCTGTGCCGGCTGGTCACCACCGCCCGCCGACGCGCGCCGAAGGGCGAATACCGACTGCTGCACGAGGACTTTTCCGACCCGCTGGACGGACTTTCAGCACTGTGGATTCCGGATGATCCGACCGACTGCCGGGACGGGCACTGGTTGCGGGGGATGTTCCCGGCGCGGCTGTGGGTCGCGGTGGAACTGCACCGCGGCCAGCGCGATGCGGAGAAACTCGCGGCCCTGCAGGTGCTCGGCAGGACGCTGGACCTGCCGCTGGTCGCCGCCGGCGACGTGCACATGCACGCGCGCGGGCGCCGCGCCCTGCAGGACGTGATGACCGCGATCCGCCATCGCACCACGGTGGCGGAAGCCGGCCTGCGGCTGTTTCCGAACGGCGAGCGCCATCTGCGTCCGCTGCACGCACTGGCCGGGCTGTACCCGCCGGAGCTGCTCGCGGAGTCCGCGCGCATCGCCCGACGCTGCCGCTTCGATCTGGGCGAACTGCGCTACCAGTATCCGCAGGAGCTGGTGCCGGCCGGGCAGACGCCCGCCAGCTGGTTGCGTGCGTTGACCGAACAGGGCCTGCGCTGGCGCTGGCCGCAGGCGGTTCCGCGCAAGGCGCGCGCGCTGGCCGACAAGGAACTGGGCCTGATCGCCGAACTGCGCTACGAGGGCTATTTCCTGACCGTGCACGACATCGTGCGCCACGCCCGCAGCCTCGGCATCCTCTGCCAGGGCCGCGGCTCGGCAGCGAACTCGGTGGTCTGCTATGCGCTGGGCATCACCGAGATCGATCCCGACCGGATCGGCATGCTGTTCGAGCGTTTCGTCTCGAAGGAGCGCGACGAGCCGCCGGACATCGACGTCGATTTCGAGCACGAGCGGCGCGAGGAGGTCATCCAGTACATCTTCCAGCGCTACGGCCGCGCCCGCGCCGCGCTCACCGCGGTGGCCAGCAGCTACCACGGCGCCGGTGCGATCCGCGACGTGGCCAAGGCGCTGGGGTTGCCGCCGGACCAGGTCGACACGCTGGCCGGCTGCGTGGGCCGCTGGAGCGATGCGTTGCCGCCGCCGGAGCGCCTGCGCGAAAAGGGCTTCGACCCCGACAGCCCGCTGTTGCGGCGGGTGCTGGTGCTGGCGGGGGAGCTGGTGGGCTTCCCGCGCCACCTATCGCAGCATCCGGGCGGGTTCGTGATCTCCGAGCAGCCGCTGTCCACCCTGGTCCCGGTCGAGAACGCGGCCATGGACGGGCGCACCGTGGTGCAGTGGGACAAGGACGACCTCGATGCAGTCGGGCTGCTCAAGGTCGACATCCTCGCGCTGGGCATGCTCACCGCGCTGCGGCGCTGCCTCGACCTGCTGCGCGCCCACCACGGGCGCGACCTGTCGCTGGCGACGATCCCGGCGGAAGATCCCGCCACCTACGACATGATCTGCCGCGCCGACACCATCGGCGTGTTCCAGATCGAATCGCGCGCGCAGATGGCGATGCTGCCGCGGCTGCAGCCGCGCACCTTCTACGATCTGGTGATCGAGGTGGCGATCGTGCGCCCGGGGCCGATCCAGGGCGATATGGTGCATCCCTACCTGCGCCGGCGTACCGGCGAGGAACCGGTGCGTTATCCCTCGAAGGAACTGGAGCGCGTGTTCGAGCGCACGCTGGGCGTGCCGCTGTTCCAGGAGCAGGTGATGGAGTTGGCCATCGTCGCCGCGGGCTACACGCCCGGCGAGGCCGATGACCTGCGCCGTTCGATGGCGGCATGGAAGCGCCACGGCGGGCTGGAACACCATCGCGACAAGCTGACCGCCGGCATGCTGGCGCGAGGCTACGGCGCCGGATTCGCGGCGCGCATCTTCGAGCAGATCAAAGGCTTCGGCAGCTACGGCTTCCCGGAGTCGCACGCGGCCAGCTTCGCCCTGCTCACCTATGCCAGCAGCTGGCTCAAATGCCACCATCCCGCGGCTTTCACCTGCGCCCTGCTCAACAGCCAGCCGATGGGGTTCTACAGCCCCGACCAGCTGCTGCAGGATGCGCGCCGGCACGGGGTGGAAGTGCGCCCGGTCGACGTGCGCCACAGCGGCTGGGCGTGCAGCCTGGAGGCCGATCGGCATGGCGCGTTCGCATTGCGGATGGGGCTGTGCATGGTGAAGGGCTTCAACGAGGACAGTGCGCGGTGGATCGAACGGGCGAGGGCGACGCAGGCCTTCGCCGACGTCGCCGATCTGGCCGAGCGCGCCAGGCTGGACAGCCGTGCCCGCGAAGCGCTGGCCGACGCCGGCGCGCTGCGCGGGTTGGCCGGTCATCGCCATCGTGCGCGCTGGGAGGTGGCCGGCGTGGAGGAACAGCGTCCCTTGCTGGGTGCGGCGACGCAGCCGCGCGAGGGCCAAGTGGCACTGCCGCTGCCGACGGCCGGCGAAGACCTGTTCGCCGATTACGCCACCGTGGGCACCACGCTTGGCCGGCACCCGCTGGCGCGCCTGCGCGCGCAGCTGCGGGCGCGTCGCTGCCGCAGCTCGCGGGAGCTGCCGCGGATTCCGTCAGGCCGGCACATCGCCGCAGCCGGGCTGGTGGTGGGGCGCCAGCGTCCGCAGACCGCCAGCGGCGTCACCTTCGTGACCTTGGAGGACGAGCACGGGATGATCAACGTGGTGGTCTGGAAGCAGGTGGCCGACCAGCAGCGGCAGCCGTTCCTGGAGTCGAAGTTGATGATGGTGGAGGGGCGGCTGGAAGCCGAACACGGCGTGCGCCACCTGATCGCCAGGCGCCTGCATGACCTGACTCCGCTGCTCGGCAGCCTGGACGTGCGCAGCCGCGATTTCCACTGA
- a CDS encoding DUF692 domain-containing protein: protein MAEALPQHGAGLGLRRALLDELIGAPAGAFDFLECAPDNWIGVGGALGGQLETLTARHPLSCHGLSLSLGGPDPLDHAFLRQTRDFLDRHRVALYSEHLSYCAANGHLYDLLPLPFTEEAVRHVAARIRQVQDALGRRIAVENVSYYAAPHRQLAETDFVNAVLAEADCDLLLDVNNVYVNAINHGYDARAFIAAMPTQRIASYHVAGHFDEADDLKIDTHGTAVKDDVWALLSFAYATHGVRPTLLERDFNFPPLPVLLDEVARIRALQAAA, encoded by the coding sequence GTGGCTGAGGCCCTGCCCCAGCACGGCGCCGGGCTTGGCCTGCGCCGCGCGCTGCTGGACGAATTGATCGGGGCGCCTGCGGGCGCCTTCGATTTTCTGGAATGCGCGCCGGACAACTGGATCGGCGTCGGTGGCGCGCTCGGCGGGCAGCTGGAAACGCTGACGGCGCGGCATCCGCTGAGCTGCCACGGCCTGTCGCTGTCGCTGGGCGGCCCGGATCCGCTGGACCACGCGTTCCTGCGCCAGACCCGCGATTTCCTGGATCGCCACCGCGTCGCGCTCTACAGCGAGCACCTGAGCTACTGCGCAGCAAACGGCCATCTCTACGACCTGCTGCCGCTGCCGTTCACCGAAGAAGCCGTTCGCCACGTCGCCGCGCGCATCCGCCAGGTGCAGGACGCACTGGGCCGGCGCATCGCGGTGGAGAACGTCAGCTATTACGCGGCGCCGCACCGGCAGCTTGCCGAAACCGATTTCGTCAACGCGGTGCTGGCCGAAGCCGATTGCGACCTGCTGCTGGACGTCAACAACGTCTACGTCAACGCGATCAACCACGGCTACGACGCGCGCGCCTTCATCGCGGCGATGCCGACGCAGCGCATCGCCAGCTACCACGTCGCCGGCCACTTCGACGAGGCCGACGACCTCAAGATCGACACCCACGGCACGGCGGTGAAGGACGACGTGTGGGCGCTGCTCAGCTTCGCCTACGCCACCCACGGCGTGCGCCCCACCCTGCTGGAGCGCGACTTCAACTTCCCGCCGCTGCCGGTGCTGCTGGACGAGGTGGCGCGCATCCGTGCACTGCAGGCCGCGGCATGA